In Aegilops tauschii subsp. strangulata cultivar AL8/78 chromosome 3, Aet v6.0, whole genome shotgun sequence, one genomic interval encodes:
- the LOC109775903 gene encoding uncharacterized protein → MGWGISRLIGLKAAVLLAAAYFVHGLGMKVLSLPLIYTCLIAVLISIASHPSVDLPLLLGKASNGSFPLWSWVMFSPFLFFIHLFVLLRRFVKNEPLYTEIADGVYVGGWPSSVERLPPGEPAVIDCTCELPRSSTISENSYLCVATWDTRAPQPPQIESAVRWAVRKRSQNKPVYVHCAYGHGRSVCVMCALLVALGLADDWKAAEQMIREKRPSISMNTLHRKSLEEWSKHLLSPSKGSGESDVSSVILSDYTRKKH, encoded by the exons ATGGGTTGGGGGATATCCCGGCTGATTGGACTGAAGGCGGCTGTCTTGCTCGCCGCAGCGTATTTCGTTCATGGACTGGGCATGAAAGTGCTCTCGCTGCCCCTCATATACACCTGCCTGATTGCCGTGCTTATCTCCATTGCTTCCCATCCGTCGGTCGACCTCCCGTTGCTTCTCGGCAAGGCATCCAATGGAAGCTTTCCCCTATGGTCATGGGTCATGTTCTCGCCCTTTCTCTTTTTCATCCATCTGTTTGTGCTGTTGCGGAGATTTGTGAAAAATGAGCCCTTGTACACCGAGATAGCAGACGGAGTGTATGTTGGAGGCTGGCCTTCTTCAGTTGAACGCCTGCCACCTGGTGAACCCGCAGTCATCGATTGCACGTGCGAGCTGCCAAGAAGCTCAACTATATCCGAGAATTCATATTTGTGTGTCGCTACATGGGATACAAGGGCGCCTCAGCCACCACAGATTGAGTCAGCGGTGCGGTGGGCCGTGAGAAAGCGGTCACAGAACAAACCTGTGTATGTCCACTGTGCCTATG GCCATGGCAGAAGTGTCTGCGTGATGTGTGCACTTCTAGTCGCACTGGGATTAGCTGACGATTGGAAAGCTGCTGAGCAAATGATCCGCGAGAAGCGACCTTCTATCAGCATGAACACTCTTCATCGCAAAAGCTTAGAGGAATGGTCAAAGCACTTGCTTTCTCCCTCAAAAGGAAGTGGGGAATCCGATGTGAGTTCTGTGATTCTTTCGGACTACACCCGGAAAAAGCATTGA